One Campylobacter concisus DNA segment encodes these proteins:
- the rpmG gene encoding 50S ribosomal protein L33, giving the protein MRIKIGLKCSESGDINYTTTKNSKTTTDKVELKKYCPRLKKHTIHKEVKLKS; this is encoded by the coding sequence ATGAGAATTAAAATTGGTTTAAAATGTTCTGAAAGTGGTGATATAAATTATACAACAACTAAAAATAGTAAAACTACTACAGATAAAGTTGAGCTTAAAAAGTATTGCCCAAGATTAAAAAAACATACTATACATAAAGAAGTTAAATTAAAAAGTTAA